From a single Streptomyces sp. NBC_00377 genomic region:
- a CDS encoding tetratricopeptide repeat protein, which yields MDVMGDKATLFETGRFVQPSGEEATPDMSRDETADAVETGEAVEEMSLRLAAQAGDVEAVSVLGAMLLRRGDLDGAEPHLRAATAEGDRAAANNLGVLLHQRGYPDEAAGWWRVAAVAGSAAAAHALGRHRRECGDEPAAEYWLRQSAEQGHALGAYALADLLEHRGDPGAEQWMRAAAERGHREAAYRLARALDHQECRPGAEHHEHRGSRTAGDADECGHDSGDTARAEAEQWYRQAAARGHRRAALHLGTILERRGELKEAGRWYLTSAKDGEPRAACALGFLLRDAGDTESAAVWWLRAAQEGDGNAANALGALHAERGQTQTAERWYRAAMDAGDDNGAYNLALLCAEQGRTAQAEQWYRRAAYAGHREAANALAVLLLQVGDTAGAEPWFSKAAEAGSVDAAFNLGILFAGRGEEPVALRWYERAAAAGHTEAALQVGIARLRDGDEQEAERHLRCAAGGGSAEAAYRLAAVLDARRPQQPAHELGEIVHEKTECEEWYERAATQGHRRAQVRVGMLAAARGDVVEAARWYRTAAEAGSRNGAFNLGLLLAREGSEPEAAVWWTRAADAGHGRAALRLALVYARRGELAEGQRWADRAVTLGPAEVAERAARLRDALRQELSA from the coding sequence ATGGACGTTATGGGGGACAAGGCAACTCTGTTCGAGACAGGGCGGTTTGTGCAGCCTTCCGGTGAGGAAGCGACCCCGGACATGAGCCGGGACGAGACGGCGGACGCCGTCGAGACGGGGGAGGCCGTCGAGGAGATGAGCCTGCGGCTCGCGGCGCAAGCCGGCGACGTCGAGGCCGTGAGTGTCCTCGGGGCCATGTTGCTGCGCCGCGGTGACCTGGACGGAGCCGAGCCCCATCTGCGTGCCGCCACCGCGGAGGGCGACCGGGCCGCCGCCAACAACCTGGGCGTCCTTCTCCACCAGCGCGGTTACCCCGACGAGGCGGCCGGATGGTGGCGGGTCGCCGCCGTCGCCGGCTCCGCCGCGGCCGCGCACGCCCTGGGCCGCCACCGCCGCGAGTGCGGCGACGAACCGGCCGCCGAGTACTGGCTGCGCCAGTCCGCCGAGCAGGGGCACGCGCTGGGCGCGTACGCCCTCGCCGACCTGCTGGAGCACCGCGGGGACCCCGGGGCCGAGCAGTGGATGAGGGCCGCCGCCGAGCGCGGGCACCGTGAGGCGGCGTACCGGCTGGCCCGGGCCCTGGACCACCAGGAGTGCCGGCCGGGTGCGGAGCACCATGAGCACCGGGGCTCCCGCACGGCCGGCGACGCGGACGAGTGCGGGCACGACAGCGGTGACACCGCGCGGGCGGAGGCCGAGCAGTGGTACCGCCAGGCCGCCGCGCGCGGACACCGGCGGGCCGCCCTGCACCTCGGGACGATCCTGGAGAGGCGCGGCGAACTCAAGGAGGCGGGGCGCTGGTACCTGACGTCCGCCAAGGACGGAGAGCCGCGGGCCGCCTGCGCGCTCGGGTTCCTGCTGCGCGACGCCGGTGACACCGAGAGCGCCGCCGTCTGGTGGCTGCGGGCCGCACAGGAGGGCGACGGCAACGCGGCGAACGCGCTGGGCGCGCTGCACGCCGAGCGGGGACAGACCCAGACCGCCGAGCGGTGGTACCGGGCCGCGATGGACGCGGGTGACGACAACGGCGCCTACAACCTCGCCCTGCTCTGTGCCGAGCAGGGCCGCACCGCCCAGGCCGAGCAGTGGTACCGGCGCGCCGCCTACGCCGGACACCGGGAGGCGGCCAACGCGCTCGCCGTGCTGCTGCTCCAGGTCGGCGACACGGCCGGGGCCGAGCCCTGGTTCTCCAAGGCCGCGGAGGCGGGCAGCGTCGACGCCGCGTTCAACCTCGGCATTCTCTTCGCCGGCCGGGGCGAGGAGCCCGTCGCGCTGCGCTGGTACGAGCGGGCGGCGGCCGCCGGGCACACCGAGGCGGCGCTTCAGGTCGGGATCGCGCGACTGCGCGACGGCGACGAGCAGGAGGCCGAACGGCACCTGCGGTGCGCCGCCGGCGGGGGGAGCGCGGAGGCGGCGTACCGGCTGGCGGCCGTGCTGGACGCGCGGCGGCCGCAGCAGCCGGCGCACGAGCTCGGGGAGATCGTCCACGAGAAGACCGAGTGCGAGGAGTGGTACGAGAGGGCGGCGACCCAGGGGCATCGCCGGGCACAGGTCCGGGTCGGGATGCTGGCCGCCGCGCGGGGCGACGTGGTGGAGGCGGCGCGGTGGTACCGGACGGCCGCGGAGGCCGGGTCGCGCAACGGCGCCTTCAACCTCGGCTTGCTGCTCGCGCGGGAGGGAAGCGAGCCCGAGGCCGCCGTGTGGTGGACCCGGGCTGCCGACGCGGGGCACGGGCGGGCGGCGTTGCGGCTCGCCCTCGTCTACGCGCGTCGCGGCGAGCTGGCGGAGGGGCAGCGGTGGGCCGACCGGGCGGTGACACTGGGTCCGGCGGAGGTGGCCGAGCGGGCGGCGCGGTTGCGGGACGCGCTGCGGCAGGAGCTCTCGGCCTGA